A segment of the Lelliottia amnigena genome:
CCGCTGAACAGTCACTGATCACCGTAGAAGGCGACAAAGCCTCAATGGAAGTCCCGGCTCCGTTCGCAGGTACCGTGAAAGAAATTAAAATCAGCGCTGGCGACAAAGTGTCTACCGGTTCTCTGATTATGGTCTTCGAAGTGGAAGGCGCTGCGCCTGCGGCGGCTCCGGCTGCTGCGCCAGCACCTGCTGCTGCACCGGCTCAGGCTGCTAAACCTGCTGCGGCCCCTGCTGCAAAAGCAGAAGGCAAATCTGAGTTCGCTGAAAACGACGCTTACGTTCACGCCACTCCACTGATTCGCCGTCTGGCGCGCGAGTTCGGCGTCAACCTGGCGAAAGTGAAAGGCACCGGCCGTAAAGGTCGTATCCTGCGCGAAGACGTTCAGACTTACGTGAAAGACGCGGTGAAACGTGCTGAAGCTGCACCTGCTGCTGCATCCGGCGGCGGTCTGCCAGGCATGCTGCCATGGCCGAAGATCGACTACAGCAAGTTTGGCGAAATCGAAGAAGTTGAGCTGGGCCGTATCCAGAAAATCTCTGGCGCGAACCTGAGCCGTAACTGGGTAATGATCCCGCACGTTACGCACTTCGACAAAACCGATATCACCGATCTGGAAGCGTTCCGTAAACAGCAGAACGCAGAAGCTGAGAAGCGCCGTCTGGATGTGAAATTCACGCCAGTGGTCTTCATCATGAAAGCGGTTGCTGCGGCGCTTGAGCAGATGCCACGTTTCAACAGCTCTCTGTCTGAAGACGCGCAGCGTCTGACGCTGAAAAAATACATCAACATCGGTGTTGCGGTTGATACGCCAAATGGTCTGGTTGTTCCAGTCTTCAAAGACGTGAACAAGAAGAGCATTACTGAGCTGTCCCGTGAACTGACCGTGATTTCCAAGAAAGCGCGTGATGGTAAGCTGACTGCCGGCGAAATGCAGGGCGGTTGCTTCACTATCTCCAGCATCGGCGGCCTGGGTACAACCCACTTCGCACCGATCGTTAACGCGCCGGAAGTGGCAATCCTCGGGGTTTCCAAATCCGCGATGGAACCTGTGTGGAATGGTAAAGAGTTCGTGCCGCGTCTGATGATGCCAATCTCTCTTTCCTTCGACCACCGCGTGATCGATGGGGCTGATGGTGCGCGCTTTATCACCATCATCAACAACACCCTGAGCGACATTCGCCGCCTGGTGATGTAATCGAAAAGCCGGCCAATCGGCCGGCTTTTTGTCTTCTAATCTCATGAAGGTTGTGAGGTTACTGGCGAAAGCGATATTTCGTGAGCCGTTTGTTGTTTCAAAATTGTTAACAATTTTGTAAACTGCGGGCGGATAGAACGACCCGGTGGACGACGGGTATAAATTAAGAGGTCATGATGAGCACAGAAATCAAAACTCAGGTCGTGGTACTTGGGGCAGGCCCAGCAGGTTACTCCGCAGCATTCCGCGCAGCGGATTTAGGTCTGGAAACCGTCATCGTAGAACGTTACAGCACCCTTGGTGGTGTTTGTCTGAACGTCGGCTGTATCCCTTCAAAAGCGCTGCTGCACGTTGCAAAAGTTATCGAAGAAGCCAAAGCGCTGGCTGATCACGGTATCGTCTTCGGCGAGCCGAAAACCGATATCGACAAGATTCGTACCTGGAAAGAAAAAGTTATCACCCAACTGACCGGCGGTCTGGCTGGTATGGCGAAAGGCCGTAAAGTGAAAGTGGTTAACGGTCTGGGTAAATTCACCGGGGCAAACACCCTGGAAGTTGAAGGCGAAAACGGCAAAACCGTGATCAACTTTGACAACGCGATCATCGCGGCGGGTTCCCGTCCGATTGAACTGCCGTTCATTCCACATGAAGATCCACGCGTGTGGGATTCCACCGATGCGCTGGAGCTGAAATCCGTACCTAAGCGTTTGCTGGTTATGGGTGGCGGTATCATCGGTCTGGAAATGGCGACCGTTTATCATGCGCTGGGTTCAGAGATTGACGTGGTTGAAATGTTCGACCAGGTTATCCCGGCTGCGGACAAAGACATCGTTAAAGTCTTCACCAAACGTATCAGCAAGAAATTCAACCTGATGCTGGAAACCAAAGTGACTGCCGTTGAAGCAAAAGAAGACGGTATTTACGTTTCCATGGAAGGCAAAAAAGCCCCTGGCGAAGCGCAGCGTTACGACGCGGTGCTGGTTGCTATCGGCCGTGTGCCGAACGGTAAGAACCTCGATGCGGGCGCAGCGGGCGTAGAAGTTGACGACCGTGGCTTTATCCGTGTGGACAAACAGCTGCGCACCAACGTGCCGCACATCTTTGCAATCGGCGACATCGTCGGTCAGCCAATGCTGGCGCACAAAGGTGTTCACGAAGGCCACGTTGCCGCTGAAGTTATCGCGGGCATGAAGCACTACTTCGATCCGAAAGTGATCCCATCGATCGCGTACACCGAGCCAGAAGTTGCCTGGGTGGGTCTGACCGAGAAAGAAGCGAAAGAAAAAGGCATTAGCTACGAAACCGCCACCTTCCCGTGGGCTGCTTCTGGCCGTGCTATCGCTTCTGATTGCGCAGACGGCGTGACCAAACTGATCTTCGACAAAGAAACTCACCGTGTCATCGGTGGTGCGATTGTCGGCACCAACGGCGGCGAACTGCTGGGTGAAATCGGTCTGGCTATCGAAATGGGCTGTGACGCTGAAGACATCGCGCTGACCATCCACGCGCACCCGACTCTGCACGAGTCAGTGGGCCTGGCGGCTGAAGTGTTTGAAGGTAGCATCACCGACCTGCCGAACGCGAAAGCCAAGAAGAAATAATCTTCTTGCAGCGATGAAAACGCCTCTCCGGAGGCGTTTTTTTTTTGCCTGAAAACTACCCGATTTAGTAGCTATTTCATTGATGTTTTTATTAAAAGTTTACCGTGATCTGCCGATAACTTTTTCACCATTGTGTGGCTAATGGCTGCGCGGTTATTAAGTTCTGGACTCTTTATTACACAAAAAGGAAAAAAAATGTCTTTGAAAAAAGTGGCTGTGATTGGTTTAGTCGCGGCAGCGCTGACGTTGACAGGGTGCGGCGCGATGACTACCGCTGTGAAAAACGTAATCTGGAAGTGAAAACCCAGATGAGCGAGACTATCTGGCTTGAGCCGTCCAGCGAGAAAACTGTTTATATTCAGGTAAAAAATACCTCTGATAAAGACATGAGTAACCTGCAAACGCTGCTGGCTAACGATCTGAGCGCGAAAGGGTATAAAGTGACCAACTCCCCAGAAAGTGCTTACTACTGGGTTCAGGCAAACGTGCTTAAAGCGAATAA
Coding sequences within it:
- the aceF gene encoding pyruvate dehydrogenase complex dihydrolipoamide acetyltransferase, long form, which produces MAIEINVPDIGADEVEITEILVKVGDKVEAEQSLITVEGDKASMEVPSPQAGIVKEIKVSVGDKTETGKLIMIFDSADGAAAAAPAQEEKKEAAAPAAAPAAAAAKEVNVPDIGGDEVEVTEIMVKVGDTVAAEQSLITVEGDKASMEVPAPFAGVVKEIKINTGDKVSTGSLIMVFEVAGSAPAAAPAKAEAAPAAAAPAASGAKDVNVPDIGGDEVEVTEVMVKVGDKVAAEQSLITVEGDKASMEVPAPFAGTVKEIKISAGDKVSTGSLIMVFEVEGAAPAAAPAAAPAPAAAPAQAAKPAAAPAAKAEGKSEFAENDAYVHATPLIRRLAREFGVNLAKVKGTGRKGRILREDVQTYVKDAVKRAEAAPAAASGGGLPGMLPWPKIDYSKFGEIEEVELGRIQKISGANLSRNWVMIPHVTHFDKTDITDLEAFRKQQNAEAEKRRLDVKFTPVVFIMKAVAAALEQMPRFNSSLSEDAQRLTLKKYINIGVAVDTPNGLVVPVFKDVNKKSITELSRELTVISKKARDGKLTAGEMQGGCFTISSIGGLGTTHFAPIVNAPEVAILGVSKSAMEPVWNGKEFVPRLMMPISLSFDHRVIDGADGARFITIINNTLSDIRRLVM
- the lpd gene encoding dihydrolipoamide dehydrogenase, whose translation is MSTEIKTQVVVLGAGPAGYSAAFRAADLGLETVIVERYSTLGGVCLNVGCIPSKALLHVAKVIEEAKALADHGIVFGEPKTDIDKIRTWKEKVITQLTGGLAGMAKGRKVKVVNGLGKFTGANTLEVEGENGKTVINFDNAIIAAGSRPIELPFIPHEDPRVWDSTDALELKSVPKRLLVMGGGIIGLEMATVYHALGSEIDVVEMFDQVIPAADKDIVKVFTKRISKKFNLMLETKVTAVEAKEDGIYVSMEGKKAPGEAQRYDAVLVAIGRVPNGKNLDAGAAGVEVDDRGFIRVDKQLRTNVPHIFAIGDIVGQPMLAHKGVHEGHVAAEVIAGMKHYFDPKVIPSIAYTEPEVAWVGLTEKEAKEKGISYETATFPWAASGRAIASDCADGVTKLIFDKETHRVIGGAIVGTNGGELLGEIGLAIEMGCDAEDIALTIHAHPTLHESVGLAAEVFEGSITDLPNAKAKKK